A window of Microbacterium hominis genomic DNA:
GCTGCGCGCGGCCGACCCCGGTCTGCTCGCCGAGCACATGCGCAACGACCTGCAGGCTGCGACGCTGTCGCTGCGTCCGGCCCTGCGCGAGGCACTGGAGGAGGGGGAGCGCTCGGGGGCGTTGGCGGGCATCGTGTCGGGGTCGGGGCCGACGCTGGCATTCCTGGCCGGCACTCCCGAAGGCGCGCTCGACCTGCAGGTGCAGCTCTCGGCCGCCGGCTATACGGCCCTCCACGTGCACGGCCCCGTGCCCGGCGCCCGCGTCGTGCGCGCGGCCTGACCGTGGCCGAACGACCGCAGATCGAGGAAGGCATCACGATCATGTACGACACCGTTCCCGCCCAGGCAGGGTTCGCCGCGCTCGCCGCCGCCTGGCTCGACGGCACGGCCGACCCGGTCTCACGCGACCGTCTGGCCGCCGGCGGCCTCGACCTGCGCGTGGAGGACCGGACCGATGCCCAGGGGTACGCCGCGTGGCTCCAGGTCGCCGCGCGCGGATTCCTGGACGGGGAGCGCACGCAGGAGCAGGTGGATGCCGCCTTCGAGCGCTCCGGGTACCGTCGGCGCTCGGCGGTGTACGACCCCGCCGCGGCGATGCCGGAGGCGCCGGTGGCGACGATCGCCTCGTGGATCGGCGGACTCACGGTGCCGGGCGGGCGCGCGGTGCCGTCCTGCGCGGTCTCGGCCGTGACCGTCTCACCGACCCACCGTCGGCGGGGCATCGCGCGGGCTCTGCTGGAGGGCGAGCTGCGGGCCGCGGCCGCGGCGGGGGTGCCGCTGGCGATGCTCACCGTGAGCGAGTCGACGCTCTACGGCCGGTACGGGTTCGCCCCCGCCGCGCTCAGCGCGTCCTGGCGCATCGACACCAAACGGGCCAGGTGGGCGGGTCCGCAGCCCGAGGGGCGGGTGGACTTCGTCCCGCGGGCGCGGCTGCGGGAGCTCGCACCCGCGCTGCACGAGCGGGTCCGACTCTCCCGGCCCGGCGAGATCGACGTGCCGGCCGGTCACTGGGACGGCATGGCGGGCACCCTGCCGGGCGCGAAGGATCC
This region includes:
- a CDS encoding GNAT family N-acetyltransferase, whose amino-acid sequence is MAERPQIEEGITIMYDTVPAQAGFAALAAAWLDGTADPVSRDRLAAGGLDLRVEDRTDAQGYAAWLQVAARGFLDGERTQEQVDAAFERSGYRRRSAVYDPAAAMPEAPVATIASWIGGLTVPGGRAVPSCAVSAVTVSPTHRRRGIARALLEGELRAAAAAGVPLAMLTVSESTLYGRYGFAPAALSASWRIDTKRARWAGPQPEGRVDFVPRARLRELAPALHERVRLSRPGEIDVPAGHWDGMAGTLPGAKDPGRTRAIQYADAGGEVRGVALYSVHGNDDDFTKASVTIGYLLAETDDAYAALWRFFVEMDLVAQVRADEQSVDEPLRWMIDDQRAAVVTIADHQYVRVLDVPAALTARSYGAPGTLALQVEDPLGIAGGEFLIEVDAQGAAEVHAGTAGDARAGAVPVALGIAELSAMYLGGVSAIALAAAGRIRTPDPAAVARVFGWHQVPRLSIWY